From Primulina tabacum isolate GXHZ01 chromosome 2, ASM2559414v2, whole genome shotgun sequence, one genomic window encodes:
- the LOC142529413 gene encoding LOW QUALITY PROTEIN: adenylosuccinate synthetase 1, chloroplastic-like (The sequence of the model RefSeq protein was modified relative to this genomic sequence to represent the inferred CDS: substituted 1 base at 1 genomic stop codon): MNLSSPTMLDSTSFSISSTPILKQNKSIGSSIVCSTGNSGSAVIEQYTSELDSALSRIGSLSQVSGVLGCQWGDEGKGKLVDILAKHFDIVARCQGGANAGHTIYNSEGKKFALHLVPSGILNEGTICVIGNGVVVHLPGLFKEIDGLESNGVSCEGRILVSDRAHLLFDFHQVVDELREAELAKSFIGTTRRGIGHCYSSKVNRNGIRVSDLRHMDTFPQKLDLLLSDAASRFRGFNYCPDMFREEVEQYKKYAERLEPFITDTVHFMNDAILQKQKILVEGGQATMLDIDFGTYPFVTSSSPSAGGICTGLGISPRVVGDLVGVVKAYTTRVGSGPFPTEIXGKGGDLLRFAGQEFGTTTGRPRRCGWLDIVALKYCCQINGFSSLNLTKLDVLSDLSEIQLGVGYKQINGTQVQSFPSDLRTLEQIQVEYEVLPGWQTDISSIREYSKLPETARNYVERIEELIGVPIHYVGVGPGRDALIYK, translated from the exons ATGAACCTCTCCTCACCCACCATGCTGGACTCCACCTCATTTTCCATCTCCTCTACCCCTATCC TCAAGCAGAACAAATCGATTGGTTCTTCGATTGTCTGCTCCACCGGGAATAGTGGCTCAGCTGTAATAGAGCAATACACCAGTGAGTTGGACTCTGCGCTGAGTCGGATTGGATCACTGAGTCAGGTTTCCGGCGTGCTTGGCTGTCAGTGGGGAGACGAAGGGAAAGGAAAGCTCGTTGATATCCTGGCTAAACATTTCGATATTGTTGCTCGTTGTCAG GGTGGAGCTAATGCTGGGCACACTATTTACAATTCAGAAGGCAAGAAATTTGCACTTCACCTTGTCCCCTCTGGTATCCTCAACGAGGGAACTATCTGTGTAATTGGTAATGGAGTAGTAGTGCATCTACCTGGattatttaaagaaatagatgGTCTTGAATCTAATGGAGTCTCATGCGAAGGAAGGATCCTGGTATCTGATCGGGCTCATTTGTTATTTGATTTTCATCAAGTGGTGGATGAGCTTAGAGAAGCTGAGCTTGCTAAATCCTTTATTGGTACTACAAGGAGAGGAATTGGACATTGCTATTCAAGCAAGGTTAATCGAAATGGTATAAGAGTTAGTGATTTGAGGCATATGGACACTTTTCCTCAGAAGCTCGACCTTTTACTATCTGATGCTGCATCGAGATTCCGAGGTTTTAACTATTGCCCTGACATGTTCAGGGAAGAAGTGGAGCAGTACAAGAAGTATGCTGAGAGGTTGGAGCCCTTCATCACAGATACCGTGCACTTCATGAATGATGCTATATTGCAGAAGcaaaagattttggttgaaGGTGGTCAGGCGACCATGTTGGATATTGACTTTGGCACTTACCCCTTTGTCACTTCCTCTAGTCCTTCTGCTGGAGGAATCTGCACTGGTCTTGGTATTTCCCCTAGAGTTGTTGGTGATCTTGTAGGGGTG GTCAAAGCATACACCACACGAGTAGGCTCAGGTCCTTTTCCAACAGAAATCTAGGGTAAAGGTGGTGATCTGCTTAGGTTCGCTGGACAGGAGTTTGGCACAACAACTGGCCGACCTCGTCGTTGTGGCTGGCTTGACATAGTTGCGCTGAAATACTGCTGTCAGATAAATGGATTCTCTTCGTTGAACCTCACCAAGCTTGATGTATTGTCAGATCTGTCAGAGATTCAGTTGGGTGTTGGGTACAAGCAGATAAATGGCACTCAAGTCCAATCATTTCCTTCTGACCTCCGGACTTTGGAGCAAATACAG GTCGAATATGAAGTCTTACCTGGGTGGCAAACTGATATCTCGTCTATAAGAGAGTATTCCAAACTTCCTGAGACTGCTCGTAATTATGTCGAACGGATAGAAGAACTCATCGGTGTTCCCATTCACTATGTTGGTGTTGGACCAGGGCGTGATGCCCTTATATACAAATGA